One window of Cellulomonas shaoxiangyii genomic DNA carries:
- a CDS encoding acetoin utilization protein AcuC: protein MTATATDAATPGAAAAPVRVVWSTEMLGYDFGVGHPMTSDRIDLTIALAAGLGLLDEPGVEVVDAQPASDALLATVHDPAYVAAVHAAAERGVADPDRGLGTRDDPLFPQMHEAAARVVAGSVDAALAIWAGQAPHAVNVGGGLHHAMPGAASGFCVYNDAAVAIRALLAAGVSRVAYVDIDAHHGDGVQAVFWDDPRVMTVSLHETGAALFPGTGHPRETGGPGADGTAVNVALPSRTGDAGWLRAFDAVVPAVLRAFEPQVLVTQHGCDTHRMDPLASLRVSVDAQRLAAERLHVLAHELCDGRWLALGGGGYAVLDVVPRAWAHLIGIATHRPVAPATPVPDAWLDAVRQRYGRTAVPVMTDGAVVEARPWSAGYDPADDVDRAVRATRAAVFPSLGLDPELD, encoded by the coding sequence ATGACGGCGACGGCCACGGACGCGGCCACCCCGGGTGCGGCCGCCGCCCCCGTGCGGGTGGTCTGGTCGACCGAGATGCTCGGGTACGACTTCGGCGTCGGGCACCCCATGACGTCCGACCGGATCGACCTCACCATCGCGCTCGCCGCCGGCCTGGGCCTCCTCGACGAGCCGGGCGTCGAGGTCGTCGACGCCCAGCCCGCGAGCGACGCGCTGCTCGCCACCGTGCACGACCCCGCGTACGTCGCGGCGGTGCACGCCGCCGCCGAGCGCGGCGTGGCGGACCCCGACCGGGGCCTGGGCACGCGCGACGACCCGCTCTTCCCGCAGATGCACGAGGCCGCGGCGCGCGTGGTCGCCGGCTCGGTCGACGCGGCGCTGGCGATCTGGGCGGGGCAGGCCCCGCACGCGGTCAACGTGGGCGGCGGGCTGCACCACGCCATGCCGGGCGCGGCGTCGGGGTTCTGCGTCTACAACGACGCGGCCGTCGCGATCCGCGCGCTGCTCGCCGCGGGCGTGTCCCGCGTCGCCTACGTCGACATCGACGCGCACCACGGCGACGGGGTCCAGGCCGTCTTCTGGGACGACCCGCGGGTGATGACCGTGTCGCTGCACGAGACGGGTGCGGCGCTCTTCCCCGGCACCGGGCACCCGCGCGAGACCGGTGGTCCCGGCGCGGACGGGACGGCCGTCAACGTGGCGCTGCCGTCGCGCACGGGCGACGCCGGCTGGCTGCGCGCGTTCGACGCGGTGGTCCCGGCGGTGCTGCGGGCGTTCGAGCCGCAGGTGCTCGTGACGCAGCACGGGTGCGACACCCATCGCATGGACCCGCTGGCGTCCCTGCGCGTGAGCGTCGACGCGCAGCGGCTCGCGGCGGAGCGCCTGCACGTCCTCGCGCACGAGCTCTGCGACGGGCGCTGGCTCGCGCTGGGCGGCGGGGGCTACGCGGTCCTCGACGTCGTGCCGCGCGCGTGGGCGCACCTCATCGGGATCGCGACGCACCGGCCGGTCGCGCCGGCGACGCCGGTGCCGGACGCGTGGCTCGACGCCGTGCGGCAGCGCTACGGGCGCACGGCCGTGCCGGTGATGACGGACGGTGCGGTGGTGGAGGCGCGGCCGTGGTCGGCGGGCTACGACCCCGCCGACGACGTCGACCGGGCGGTCCGGGCGACGCGCGCGGCGGTGTTCCCGTCGCTCGGGCTCGACCCCGAGCTCGACTGA
- a CDS encoding 30S ribosomal protein bS22, whose protein sequence is MGSVIKKRRKRMAKKKHRKLLRKTRHQRRNKK, encoded by the coding sequence ATGGGCTCCGTCATCAAGAAGCGCCGCAAGCGCATGGCGAAGAAGAAGCACCGCAAGCTGCTCCGCAAGACGCGTCACCAGCGCCGCAACAAGAAGTGA
- a CDS encoding YesL family protein, translated as MTYAGAPVRTTADEPVGWAGRVMTVLRAVAHVVAAQLLLVLGTLAGGVVLGLFPSLHAAGALLARVADGAPSEHVWRDFWAAWRGALRRLNVLGAPLWAVAVLLWLDGVALGVLTGPVRAAAGLGLALAGAWTVVVLAHLAPVTRRYDDSPARTWRFLLLAPAVSPGTSVAVLAAVAVWALTCAVVPALLPLAGVAAPLLATGWLVDVRLRRIDAR; from the coding sequence GTGACGTACGCCGGGGCACCGGTGCGCACCACGGCCGACGAGCCCGTCGGCTGGGCCGGCCGCGTCATGACCGTGCTGCGCGCGGTCGCGCACGTGGTGGCCGCGCAGCTGCTCCTCGTCCTCGGCACGCTCGCCGGCGGCGTCGTGCTCGGGCTGTTCCCGTCGCTCCACGCGGCGGGGGCGCTCCTCGCCCGCGTCGCCGACGGCGCCCCGTCCGAGCACGTCTGGCGGGACTTCTGGGCCGCCTGGCGCGGCGCCCTGCGCCGGCTCAACGTCCTGGGGGCGCCGTTGTGGGCCGTCGCGGTCCTGCTCTGGCTCGACGGCGTCGCCCTGGGCGTCCTCACCGGACCGGTCCGCGCGGCCGCCGGGCTGGGCCTCGCGCTCGCCGGCGCCTGGACCGTCGTGGTCCTCGCGCACCTCGCGCCGGTCACGCGCCGCTACGACGACTCCCCCGCCCGCACGTGGCGGTTCCTGCTGCTCGCACCGGCCGTGAGCCCCGGCACGTCCGTCGCCGTGCTCGCCGCCGTCGCGGTGTGGGCGCTGACGTGCGCCGTGGTGCCCGCTCTGCTGCCCCTCGCGGGCGTGGCCGCACCCCTGCTCGCCACGGGGTGGCTGGTCGACGTGCGGCTGCGGCGCATCGACGCGCGCTGA
- a CDS encoding PPK2 family polyphosphate kinase, which translates to MAAAGTGTTGPWEAPVRTLLRARPGDSPADVDARATPGFGGRKADAKPALAAAGEELSELQERLFAHGRTGGDRSVLLVLQGLDTAGKGGIVRHVLGMVDPQGVALRAFGVPTPQERAQHFLTRVRAALPAPGRIGVFDRSHYEDVLVPRVQGRLTPAEVDSRYADVTAFETEVAAAGTTVVKVLLWVSRDEQHARLRERLTRPEKHWKYDPQDVDARLQRAAYEEAYTDLLARTSTDAAPWYVVPADRKWYARLAVSALLLEALADLHLGWPEPAYDVAAELARLDASA; encoded by the coding sequence ATGGCGGCAGCGGGCACGGGGACGACCGGGCCGTGGGAGGCGCCCGTGCGCACGCTGCTGCGCGCGCGGCCGGGCGACTCCCCCGCCGACGTCGACGCCCGCGCGACCCCGGGGTTCGGCGGGCGCAAGGCCGACGCGAAGCCGGCGCTCGCCGCCGCGGGCGAGGAGCTCTCGGAGCTGCAGGAGCGCCTGTTCGCGCACGGACGCACGGGCGGCGACCGGTCCGTCCTGCTCGTGCTGCAGGGGCTGGACACCGCCGGCAAGGGCGGCATCGTCCGCCACGTGCTCGGCATGGTGGACCCGCAGGGCGTCGCGCTGCGCGCCTTCGGCGTGCCGACGCCGCAGGAACGGGCGCAGCACTTCCTCACGCGCGTCCGCGCCGCCCTGCCCGCCCCGGGGCGCATCGGCGTCTTCGACCGCTCGCACTACGAGGACGTGCTCGTGCCGCGCGTCCAGGGCCGGCTCACCCCGGCCGAGGTCGACTCCCGGTACGCCGACGTGACGGCGTTCGAGACCGAGGTCGCCGCCGCCGGCACGACCGTCGTCAAGGTGCTCCTGTGGGTGTCCCGCGACGAGCAGCACGCGCGCCTGCGCGAACGCCTCACCCGGCCCGAGAAGCACTGGAAGTACGACCCGCAGGACGTCGACGCGCGCCTGCAGCGCGCCGCCTACGAGGAGGCGTACACCGACCTGCTCGCGCGCACGTCCACCGACGCCGCGCCCTGGTACGTCGTCCCCGCGGACCGCAAGTGGTACGCGCGCCTGGCCGTGAGCGCACTGCTGCTCGAGGCGCTCGCGGACCTGCACCTGGGCTGGCCGGAGCCGGCCTACGACGTGGCGGCCGAGCTCGCCCGCCTGGACGCGAGCGCGTGA
- a CDS encoding carbohydrate ABC transporter permease — MSRSAAPEALPATPGVEPSDARPPMRTARERRQLHRTEHRWAMAFVAPPVIGFLLFTLYPVLFAGYASLTNWNGLGPMRFIGIDNYTRLLGDEYFRQSLFNTFFYMIGIPIGLALALLLAIALNRRIPGRTAFRTIYYVPVISSLAAIAIVWQFAYNGDFGLVNQVLAWFGIDGPNWLQDTATVKPAIILMMVWKGLGYSMLLYLAAIQSVPASLHEAAALDGAGWWQRLRHITLPMVRPVTFFLVVTNIIGGAQLFTEINIMTPAGGPEFSSASVVWYIWRQAFRYQQMGYATAMAIVLGVLVLVITLIQFRLNRRNSFSID, encoded by the coding sequence ATGTCGCGATCCGCGGCCCCCGAGGCACTGCCGGCCACGCCCGGCGTGGAGCCGTCGGACGCCCGTCCACCGATGCGCACGGCCCGTGAGCGCCGGCAGCTGCACCGCACCGAGCACCGGTGGGCCATGGCGTTCGTCGCCCCGCCGGTGATCGGGTTCCTGCTGTTCACGCTGTACCCGGTGCTGTTCGCCGGGTACGCGTCGCTGACGAACTGGAACGGCCTCGGGCCGATGCGGTTCATCGGCATCGACAACTACACGCGGCTGCTCGGCGACGAGTACTTCCGCCAGTCGCTGTTCAACACGTTCTTCTACATGATCGGCATCCCGATCGGCCTGGCGCTCGCCCTGCTGCTCGCGATCGCGCTCAACCGGCGCATCCCGGGCCGCACCGCGTTCCGCACCATCTACTACGTCCCGGTGATCTCGTCGCTGGCCGCCATCGCGATCGTGTGGCAGTTCGCCTACAACGGCGACTTCGGCCTCGTGAACCAGGTCCTCGCGTGGTTCGGGATCGACGGCCCGAACTGGCTCCAGGACACCGCGACCGTCAAGCCCGCGATCATCCTCATGATGGTCTGGAAGGGCCTGGGGTACTCGATGCTGCTGTACCTGGCGGCGATCCAGTCCGTGCCGGCCTCGTTGCACGAGGCCGCGGCGCTCGACGGCGCCGGGTGGTGGCAGCGGCTGCGGCACATCACGCTGCCGATGGTCCGCCCCGTGACGTTCTTCCTCGTCGTCACGAACATCATCGGCGGCGCCCAGCTGTTCACGGAGATCAACATCATGACGCCCGCGGGCGGGCCCGAGTTCAGCTCCGCGTCGGTGGTCTGGTACATCTGGCGCCAGGCCTTCCGCTACCAGCAGATGGGGTACGCGACGGCCATGGCGATCGTGCTGGGCGTCCTCGTCCTCGTCATCACCCTGATCCAGTTCCGCCTCAACCGGCGCAACAGCTTCAGCATCGACTGA
- a CDS encoding helix-turn-helix domain-containing protein, which yields MDEPRRDPQDRVRFLTVNEVADLMRVSRMTVYRLVHSGELPAVRVGRSFRVPQDALDAYLRSSATVDPGAAEEHRRSS from the coding sequence ATGGACGAGCCGCGACGCGATCCCCAGGACCGGGTCCGGTTCCTCACGGTCAACGAGGTCGCGGACCTCATGCGCGTGTCGCGGATGACGGTCTACCGCCTGGTGCACTCGGGCGAGCTGCCGGCCGTGCGCGTGGGCCGCTCGTTCCGCGTCCCGCAGGACGCCCTGGACGCCTACCTGCGCTCGTCCGCGACGGTGGACCCGGGTGCGGCCGAGGAGCACCGCCGCTCGTCCTGA
- a CDS encoding arabinan endo-1,5-alpha-L-arabinosidase: MTATGPAVDPDLDPGPEPGPVPDTAAWGGEHAHDPTAVRDDDGVYWLFSTDASSTGSVRGGVQVRRSTDLVHWDFHGWALPGVPAAAAAWTGAAGLWAPEVVRVAGGWRMYWSASTFGSRRSAIGLAVAPHPAGPWEDRGLVVTSDAVPAGAEGSPHGDGPPNAIDAAVAVDGDRHWLVYGSFFGGLHALELDPATGLALDAPAPGAPSPGPGVLLARRPAAAEGAVEGAYVLPRPGGGWALLASWDSLFSTYHVRTAVAGAVTGPYRDRRGRDLRDTTADAGTVVLAGHRLTGGPGLRAPGHASVLTEPPRADAPGRQLLVHHVRDADDPARHRVQVRRLVWTHDGWPLVSPQPWAGPAHEDDDVDRWPADAGVLTGTWETLEPGTHPGGVEAGRLRTLDLHDVRALGSGRFTWRWSDGAHASAVVLPAWDAVRARATLALVALDDRGRVTTGTRVDGGAPADAIRSTADGTAVDAGGAP; encoded by the coding sequence ATGACCGCGACGGGGCCGGCCGTCGACCCGGACCTCGACCCCGGGCCCGAGCCGGGCCCGGTGCCCGACACGGCCGCGTGGGGCGGCGAGCACGCGCACGACCCGACCGCGGTGCGGGACGACGACGGCGTCTACTGGCTGTTCTCGACCGACGCGTCGAGCACCGGCAGCGTGCGCGGCGGCGTGCAGGTGCGCCGCTCCACCGACCTCGTGCACTGGGACTTCCACGGCTGGGCGCTGCCCGGCGTGCCCGCCGCGGCGGCCGCCTGGACCGGCGCGGCCGGGCTGTGGGCGCCCGAGGTCGTGCGCGTCGCCGGCGGGTGGCGGATGTACTGGTCCGCCTCGACGTTCGGGTCGCGCCGGTCCGCCATCGGCCTCGCCGTCGCGCCGCACCCCGCGGGCCCGTGGGAGGACCGCGGGCTCGTCGTCACGAGCGACGCCGTGCCCGCGGGCGCCGAGGGGTCGCCGCACGGCGACGGCCCGCCCAACGCGATCGACGCGGCCGTGGCCGTGGACGGCGACCGGCACTGGCTCGTCTACGGGTCGTTCTTCGGCGGGCTGCACGCCCTCGAGCTCGACCCGGCGACGGGCCTCGCGCTCGATGCGCCCGCACCCGGCGCACCGAGCCCGGGCCCCGGCGTGCTGCTCGCCCGGCGCCCGGCCGCCGCGGAGGGCGCGGTCGAGGGCGCCTACGTGCTCCCCCGCCCCGGCGGCGGGTGGGCGCTGCTCGCGTCGTGGGACTCCCTGTTCTCGACCTACCACGTGCGCACCGCCGTCGCCGGCGCCGTCACCGGCCCCTACCGCGACCGCCGGGGGCGCGACCTGCGGGACACCACGGCCGACGCCGGCACGGTCGTGCTCGCCGGGCACCGCCTCACCGGCGGCCCGGGCCTGCGCGCACCGGGCCACGCGTCCGTGCTGACCGAGCCGCCCCGGGCGGACGCACCCGGCCGCCAGCTGCTGGTGCACCACGTGCGCGATGCCGACGACCCCGCGCGGCACCGCGTCCAGGTGCGGCGCCTGGTGTGGACGCACGACGGCTGGCCGCTCGTCAGCCCGCAGCCCTGGGCCGGCCCCGCGCACGAGGACGACGACGTGGACCGCTGGCCCGCCGACGCCGGCGTCCTCACCGGCACGTGGGAGACGCTCGAGCCCGGCACCCACCCGGGCGGCGTCGAGGCGGGCCGGCTGCGCACGCTCGACCTGCACGACGTCCGTGCCCTCGGGTCCGGGCGCTTCACGTGGCGGTGGTCCGACGGCGCGCACGCGTCCGCGGTCGTCCTGCCCGCGTGGGACGCCGTCCGCGCGCGCGCCACGCTCGCGCTCGTCGCGCTCGACGACCGCGGGCGCGTCACGACGGGCACCCGCGTGGACGGCGGCGCGCCCGCCGACGCGATCCGGTCCACGGCCGACGGCACGGCCGTCGACGCCGGCGGTGCCCCGTGA
- a CDS encoding LacI family DNA-binding transcriptional regulator produces the protein MHDVAARAGVSIKTVSNVVNGYPYIRATTREKVESAIAELGYHVNVSARNLRRGRTGLIGLAVPELSLPYFAELADSVIRAAEARGVTVLIEQTGSVRERELEVLAGQRRMFTDGLIYSPLALGPDDVDRLAAVDYPMVLLGERIFGGPADHVTMSNVEAARAATQHLLDLGRRRIAVIGAHAGETVGSAALRLQGYREALEANGVPFDPALVGEAGLWHRATGAETMARLLDADLGIDAVFGLNDALALGALHVLHARRVDVPGQIAVMGFDDIDETAYSSPTLSTVHPGREQIARTAVDLLLARIDEPGADRPYQQVVADFSVVARESTLGDQAPAEPTPAG, from the coding sequence ATGCACGACGTCGCCGCGCGGGCGGGCGTCTCGATCAAGACGGTGTCGAACGTCGTCAACGGCTACCCGTACATCCGCGCGACGACGCGCGAGAAGGTCGAGTCCGCGATCGCCGAGCTCGGCTACCACGTCAACGTCTCGGCGCGGAACCTGCGCCGCGGGCGCACGGGCCTCATCGGCCTCGCGGTGCCGGAGCTGTCGCTGCCGTACTTCGCGGAGCTCGCCGACTCGGTCATCCGGGCGGCCGAGGCGCGCGGGGTCACCGTGCTGATCGAGCAGACCGGGTCCGTGCGCGAGCGCGAGCTCGAGGTGCTCGCCGGGCAGCGGCGGATGTTCACCGACGGGCTGATCTACTCGCCGCTGGCGCTCGGCCCCGACGACGTGGACCGGCTCGCCGCGGTGGACTACCCCATGGTCCTGCTCGGCGAGCGGATCTTCGGCGGTCCGGCCGACCACGTGACGATGAGCAACGTCGAGGCGGCGCGCGCCGCGACGCAGCACCTGCTCGACCTCGGCCGCCGGCGGATCGCCGTCATCGGCGCCCACGCGGGGGAGACCGTGGGCTCGGCGGCGCTGCGGCTGCAGGGGTACCGGGAGGCGCTCGAGGCGAACGGCGTGCCGTTCGACCCGGCGCTCGTCGGCGAGGCCGGCCTGTGGCACCGGGCGACCGGTGCGGAGACCATGGCCCGCCTGCTCGACGCCGACCTGGGGATCGACGCCGTGTTCGGCCTCAACGACGCGCTCGCCCTCGGGGCGCTGCACGTCCTGCACGCGCGCCGCGTCGACGTGCCGGGCCAGATCGCCGTCATGGGCTTCGACGACATCGACGAGACGGCATACTCCTCGCCGACGCTCTCGACCGTGCACCCCGGCCGCGAGCAGATCGCCCGGACGGCGGTCGACCTGCTGCTGGCGCGCATCGACGAGCCGGGGGCGGACCGCCCCTACCAGCAGGTGGTCGCGGACTTCTCGGTGGTGGCGCGCGAGTCGACGCTCGGGGACCAGGCGCCGGCGGAGCCGACGCCCGCGGGATAG
- a CDS encoding carbohydrate ABC transporter permease gives MTTIPTLPRRTGTGAAMSGSGANRESRVVNAVLLVVLSLFAIMMLAPLLWMFTTAVKTKPEVFALPPVLWPGDPQWDTFARMWTEAPILSGFKNSIIVAGTVTVIGSVTSALAAFALAKMRLPGKNVIFLGLLSGMMIPYPTIMIPQFVMFSRLHWVDTLLPLIVPLLFGNIIMIFFIRQYLESVPDSLVEAAKIDGASYLTVFGRMIVPMIRPAIAAQFILWFMAVWNDYLSPILYLNSPQKQTLQVVIANLNVEYATQRDYPLIMAASFVALLPILIVFLVFQRQIIESVALTGTKG, from the coding sequence ATGACCACCATCCCCACCCTGCCCCGACGCACGGGCACCGGCGCCGCCATGTCCGGCAGCGGCGCGAACCGCGAGAGCCGCGTCGTCAACGCCGTGCTCCTCGTCGTGCTCTCGCTGTTCGCGATCATGATGCTCGCGCCCCTGCTGTGGATGTTCACCACCGCGGTGAAGACCAAGCCCGAGGTGTTCGCGCTGCCGCCCGTGCTGTGGCCCGGCGACCCGCAGTGGGACACGTTCGCGCGCATGTGGACCGAGGCGCCGATCCTGTCCGGCTTCAAGAACTCGATCATCGTGGCCGGCACCGTGACCGTGATCGGCTCGGTGACGTCCGCGCTCGCGGCGTTCGCACTGGCGAAGATGCGGCTCCCGGGCAAGAACGTCATCTTCCTCGGGCTGCTGTCCGGGATGATGATCCCCTACCCCACGATCATGATCCCGCAGTTCGTCATGTTCTCGCGGCTGCACTGGGTCGACACCCTGCTGCCCCTGATCGTGCCGCTGCTGTTCGGCAACATCATCATGATCTTCTTCATCCGCCAGTACCTCGAGTCCGTCCCGGACTCGCTCGTCGAGGCGGCGAAGATCGACGGCGCGTCGTACCTGACGGTCTTCGGCCGGATGATCGTGCCGATGATCCGGCCCGCCATCGCGGCGCAGTTCATCCTGTGGTTCATGGCGGTGTGGAACGACTACCTGTCGCCGATCCTCTACCTGAACTCGCCGCAGAAGCAGACGCTGCAGGTCGTCATCGCCAACCTCAACGTCGAGTACGCCACGCAGCGCGACTACCCGCTCATCATGGCGGCCTCGTTCGTGGCGCTGCTGCCCATCCTCATCGTGTTCCTCGTGTTCCAGCGGCAGATCATCGAGTCGGTCGCGCTCACCGGCACCAAGGGCTGA
- a CDS encoding TrkH family potassium uptake protein — MAAGPGLLWHVREYVDRAARQGPARLALTVFALVIALVTALLSAPWATAHGQRAPFVDALFTATSATTVTGLVTVPTGEYWSIWGLVVILVAIKIGGLGVMTLASLLGMAVSRRIGLTQRLLVSSETKVTRLGEVGSLVRTVIVTSTALEVAIALILFPRLLQHEGDPGQAAWHAVFYAISAFNNAGFVPTPEGLAPFVSDWWMLLPIIIGVFIGSLGFPVILNVANHLRDPRRWNLHTKLTVTTSLALVVFGSVVVAAFEWTNPGTFKPLDWGGTLLASLFAGVMPRSGGFSTVDVGELHEGTWLLLDALMFVGGGSAGTAGGIKVTTLAVMLLAIVAEGRGDRDVEAFGRRISRDTLQVAIAVAFVSASFVLVAALLLLAMTGLTLDVILFEVISAFATCGLSTGITPDLPDPAKYVLAVLMFIGRTGTITLAAALALRNRRRVVRYPEERPIIG; from the coding sequence ATGGCGGCAGGACCGGGCCTGCTGTGGCATGTCCGCGAGTACGTCGACCGCGCCGCGCGCCAGGGCCCCGCGCGGCTCGCGCTGACGGTGTTCGCGCTGGTCATCGCCCTGGTCACGGCGCTGCTCTCCGCGCCCTGGGCCACCGCGCACGGGCAGCGCGCCCCGTTCGTCGACGCGCTCTTCACCGCGACCTCCGCGACGACCGTCACCGGCCTCGTCACCGTCCCGACCGGCGAGTACTGGTCGATCTGGGGGCTCGTGGTCATCCTCGTCGCCATCAAGATCGGCGGGCTGGGCGTCATGACGCTCGCCTCCCTGCTCGGCATGGCGGTCTCGCGGCGCATCGGCCTCACGCAGCGCCTGCTGGTGTCGTCGGAGACGAAGGTCACGCGGCTGGGCGAGGTCGGGTCGCTGGTCCGCACCGTCATCGTGACGTCGACCGCCCTCGAGGTCGCCATCGCGCTGATCCTCTTCCCGCGCCTGCTGCAGCACGAGGGCGACCCCGGCCAGGCCGCGTGGCACGCCGTGTTCTACGCCATCTCCGCGTTCAACAACGCCGGCTTCGTGCCCACGCCGGAGGGGCTCGCACCGTTCGTCTCGGACTGGTGGATGCTGCTGCCGATCATCATCGGCGTCTTCATCGGCTCCCTGGGCTTCCCCGTGATCCTCAACGTCGCCAACCACCTGCGCGACCCGCGCCGGTGGAACCTGCACACCAAGCTGACCGTCACGACGAGCCTCGCCCTGGTGGTGTTCGGCTCGGTCGTCGTCGCCGCGTTCGAGTGGACGAACCCCGGCACGTTCAAGCCCCTCGACTGGGGCGGGACGCTGCTGGCGTCGCTGTTCGCCGGCGTCATGCCACGCTCGGGCGGGTTCTCGACGGTCGACGTGGGCGAGCTGCACGAGGGCACGTGGCTGCTGCTCGACGCCCTCATGTTCGTCGGGGGCGGGTCCGCCGGCACCGCGGGCGGCATCAAGGTGACGACGCTCGCCGTCATGCTGCTCGCGATCGTCGCCGAGGGCCGCGGCGACCGGGACGTCGAGGCGTTCGGCCGGCGCATCTCCCGCGACACGCTGCAGGTGGCGATCGCGGTGGCGTTCGTCTCCGCCAGCTTCGTGCTGGTCGCGGCGCTCCTGCTGCTCGCCATGACGGGACTCACGCTCGACGTCATCCTGTTCGAGGTCATCTCGGCGTTCGCCACGTGCGGGCTGTCCACCGGCATCACCCCCGACCTGCCCGACCCGGCGAAGTACGTGCTCGCCGTGCTCATGTTCATCGGCCGGACCGGCACGATCACGCTCGCCGCGGCGCTCGCGCTGCGCAACCGTCGTCGCGTCGTCCGCTACCCGGAAGAGAGGCCGATCATTGGCTGA
- a CDS encoding potassium channel family protein — MRAGGGEPRNAPRTPKKGSGILVIGLGRFGSSIAATLDRLGQDVLAVEQKPELVAQWAGRVPLVEADATNPEALEQLGAREFPVAVVGVGSYLEASVLITGNLVDIGVPQIWAKAVSGEHARILQRIGAHHVVLPEADAGARVAHLVSGKMLDYIEVEDGFTVVKMRPPKETQGFTLAQSKIRERYGVTVIGVKSPGVEFIYATPETRISSNDLIIVGGHADLLERFSARP; from the coding sequence CTGCGTGCCGGCGGCGGCGAGCCGCGCAACGCCCCCCGGACCCCGAAGAAGGGCTCGGGCATCCTCGTCATCGGCCTCGGCCGCTTCGGGTCGTCGATCGCCGCGACGCTCGACCGACTCGGCCAGGACGTGCTCGCGGTCGAGCAGAAGCCCGAGCTCGTCGCGCAGTGGGCCGGCCGCGTCCCGCTCGTCGAGGCGGACGCCACCAACCCCGAGGCGCTCGAGCAGCTCGGCGCGCGCGAGTTCCCCGTCGCCGTCGTCGGCGTCGGGTCCTACCTCGAGGCGTCCGTGCTCATCACCGGCAACCTGGTCGACATCGGTGTCCCGCAGATCTGGGCCAAGGCCGTCTCGGGCGAGCACGCGCGCATCCTGCAGCGGATCGGCGCGCACCACGTCGTGCTGCCCGAGGCGGACGCGGGCGCCCGGGTCGCGCACCTCGTGTCCGGCAAGATGCTCGACTACATCGAGGTCGAGGACGGGTTCACGGTCGTGAAGATGCGCCCGCCGAAGGAGACGCAGGGGTTCACGCTCGCGCAGTCGAAGATCCGCGAGCGGTACGGCGTGACCGTGATCGGCGTGAAGAGCCCGGGCGTGGAGTTCATCTACGCGACGCCCGAGACGCGCATCTCGTCGAACGACCTCATCATCGTGGGCGGGCACGCCGACCTGCTCGAGCGGTTCTCGGCGCGCCCCTGA